In Triticum urartu cultivar G1812 chromosome 6, Tu2.1, whole genome shotgun sequence, the following proteins share a genomic window:
- the LOC125516766 gene encoding uncharacterized protein LOC125516766: MATDNRSESEAFLGHQMALSVQVATSNILAGMDEETACMLSVRMETSRLSSDGRKRYVGGFDYPLFVESSITYKTLLCKLCDTYPWGCRDSLELKYYEREQNIWVDVACDDDAALMFGKYQDSKKISMLIEVLQKSPTPSTPNRNPPTPPSYSESQHTGSQAIDVDIVNIQGVRQSTSIDDPNRDITDDAIPDDAILSDNDDEREYPDLVKKSTKEDDSKDIEEEDDPPAYESTDTEEKEENRDMGLVDEEEEDRPIVVYNKEDPSFVEGSAFPSLLDCKNALSTVAIKSEFDYTVQKSDPNRLRVCCAYKRCKWRIHGSYMRNSTIFQIKVCPFSHTCPTKLRSEKFKPAKSRWVADVILDWARKNPDIGPTALQEKIEEKYHFTVSYMRVSRGKEKAMDMISGKWKDSFYLLYSFKAEVEKCSPGSVVEIDKETVKYSIKGKVREKECFRRVFVSFKACWQGFLDGCRSYLAVDSTALNGRFKGQLASACAIDGRNWLYSVAYGVIETESSDSWAWFLQNLCNLIGHPEGLVIHTDACKGLETAVEQVWPGVEHRECMRHLVANFGKKFKGKVYDGNLWPASLTYSSRKHNWHMKQTLAKKSVQKYMAEHHTKICYRSKFNEICKVDYVNNNLTESFNSKVRKIKALLIVDMLDKIRKMIMEKFDLRMRIALEKWLGQLIIPSVIKALHAKSKGLKMKVVRCSDVEAEITAVDKENREWRYLVDTSKETCSCRQWQVKGLPCIHALYFITSLRGLVSEIEPYVHEFYSVAKFKAAYADNIPAMVGKQQWDIVDHGFKLQAPVFTTRNMSSCDHPLLVIERSWFFICDLFDSGVNTNQVTQS, translated from the exons ATGGCGACAGACAACAGGTCCGAATCAGAGGCTTTCCTCGGCCACCAGATGGCGCTAAGTGTACAGGTCGCAACCTCTAATATTCTAGCAGG GATGGATGAGGAAACTGCTTGTATGCTGTCTGTTAGGATGGAAACAAGTCGTCTTAGTAGCGATGGCCGCAAGCGATATGTTGGCGGCTTTGATTATCCTCTCTTTGTCGAATCCAGTATCACATACAAAACATTGTTGTGCAAGTTGTGTGATACCTATCCCTGGGGGTGCCGTGATTCTCTGGAGTTGAAGTACTATGAGAGGGAACAAAATATATGGGTTGATGTTGCATGTGATGATGATGCAGCTTTGATGTTTGGAAAGTATCAAGATTCAAAGAAAATATCTATGCTAATTGAGGTTCTACAGAAATCTCCAACTCCCAGCACACCGAACCGCAATCCACCTACACCGCCTTCTTATAGTGAGAGTCAGCATACAGGGAGTCAGGCAATTGATGTTGATATAGTCAACATACAGGGAGTCAGGCAGTCTACTAGTATTGATGATCCTAACAGAGACATAACCGATGATGCTATTCCTGATGATGCTATACTCTCAGATAATGATGATGAGAGGGAGTATCCTGACTTAGTCAAGAAGTCTACGAAAGAAGATGATTCAAAAGATAtagaagaggaagatgatcctCCAGCATATGAATCCACTGACACTGAAGAGAAAGAAGAGAATAGAGACATGGGTTTAgtagacgaggaggaggaggacagaCCTATTGTAGTGTATAATAAGGAGGATCCATCATTTGTAGAAGGATCGGCATTCCCCTCTTTGTTGGATTGCAAGAATGCACTTTCGACTGTTGCAATTAAAAGTGAATTTGACTATACGGTCCAAAAGAGTGATCCTAATAGGCTGAGAGTTTGTTGTGCATATAAGAGGTGTAAGTGGAGGATACATGGCTCTTATATGAGGAATAGCACAATATTTCAG ATCAAGGTGTGTCCTTTCTCTCATACATGCCCAACTAAGCTGAGAAGTGAGAAGTTCAAGCCGGCTAAGAGTAGGTGGGTTGCTGATGTTATCCTAGATTGGGCTAGAAAGAACCCAGACATTGGCCCTACTGCTCTTCAAgagaagatcgaggagaagtaTCACTTCACGGTGTCGTACATGCGTGTATCTCGTGGTAAGGAGAAAGCAATGGATATGATTAGTGGAAAATGGAAAGATAGCTTCTATCTTCTCTATAGTTTCAAGGCTGAGGTGGAGAAGTGTTCTCCTGGTAGTGTAGTGGAAATAGACAAAGAGACTGTGAAGTACTCAATCAAAGGAAAAGTCAGGGAGAAGGAATGCTTTAGGAGAGTGTTCGTTTCATTCAAGGCATGTTGGCAAGGGTTTTTAGATGGGTGTCGATCATACTTGGCCGTGGATTCAACTGCACTAAACGGGAGATTCAAAGGGCAGTTAGCTTCTGCTTGTGCCATTGATGGCCGTAATTGGCTTTACTCGGTTGCCTACGGGGTGATAGAGACAGAATCATCAGATAGTTGGGCTTGGTTTCTTCAAAATCTATGTAATCTTATTGGGCATCCTGAAGGACTAGTCATACACACCGACGCTTGTAAAGGTTTAGAGACAGCAGTAGAACAAGTGTGGCCTGGAGTGGAGCATAGGGAGTGTATGAGGCATCTTGTTgcaaattttggaaaaaaattcaAGGGCAAGGTCTATGATGGTAATCTTTGGCCAGCAAGCTTGACTTACAGTTCTAGGAAGCACAATTGGCATATGAAGCAGACCCTTGCTAAGAAGAGTGTTCAAAAATATATGGCTGAACACCACACAAAGATATGTTATAGAAGCAAGTTCAATGAAATCTGCAAGGTTGACTACGTTAATAACAACCTCACAGAGTCATTTAATAGCAAAGTCAGGAAAATTAAGGCTCTTCTTATTGTTGACATGTTGGACAAGATTAGGAAGATGATAATGGAGAAGTTTGATTTGCGGATGAGGATAGCATTAGAAAAATGGCTTGGCCAGCTCATAATACCAAGTGTGATAAAGGCACTACATGCCAAATCCAAAG GACTAAAGATGAAGGTAGTTAGATGCAGTGATGTTGAGGCAGAAATTACTGCAGTCGACAAAGAAAATAGGGAATGGAGGTACCTTGTTGACACATCCAAGGAAACATGTAGCTGCAGGCAATGGCAAGTCAAGGGTTTGCCATGTATCCATGCTCTATATTTCATTACTTCACTAAGAGGTCTGGTATCAGAAATTGAACCTTATGTACATGAGTTCTACTCAGTAGCAAAATTCAAAGCTGCGTATGCAGACAACATACCTGCAATGGTAGGCAAGCAACAATGGGACATTGTTGACCATGGCTTCAAACTACAAGCTCCAGtgttcactacaagaaatatgtcaagtTGTGACCATCCACTATTGGTCATTGAAAGGTCAtggtttttcatttgcgaccttttt GACAGTGGCGTTAATACTAATCAGGTGACTCAATCATAA